A stretch of Pseudolysobacter antarcticus DNA encodes these proteins:
- a CDS encoding bifunctional aspartate kinase/diaminopimelate decarboxylase translates to MTATNTAPLSAEAPWIVIKFGGTSVSKRERWDNIRGIAAQHLARGKRVLIVVSALSGMTDKLKSIAESRGNSAAPALAHSEILARHAAMLAELDLAPEVLHDWLDQLDGLVNAPDRESVALSWQAQVLSLGELLSSTLGAAYLNASGLATNWLDARAHLRAEALPNQNAWGRYLSASVPTSPDAVFTSALAKQGEVFITQGFMARNADGETVILGRGGSDTSAAYFGALLKAEKVEIWTDVCGMFSANPRQVAAARLLGRLDYEEAQEIATTGAKVLHPRCLNPLREAQVPLLIKDTNRPELAGTEISIAPAHAAPSIKAISSRSGITLVSMESIGMWQQVGFLSDLFAIFKHHGLSIDLISTAETNVTVSLDPSENLLSSDVLSALCADLAQVCRVKVITPCAAITLVGRGIRSLMHKLSGVLAEFGSLRVHQLTQSSNNLNLTFVVDEDVAVGLVPRLHALLIKAEAMRISDPAVFGPSWRELYADNAAQTRALPWWMAKREALLALAAGDTPRYVYDRDNVRLQAQSLRAFGAVDEWFYAIKANPHPAVLAELVQQGFGLECVSLPELTAVRAAQPDLPLQKILFTPNFAPREEYAAARAMGVRITLDNLHPLAFWGDIFAGGEIILRVDLGVGRGHHDKVKTGGAQSKFGLSLDELPEFRRLAAQHGVRVVGLHAHLGSGILDHGHWREVYAQLASLAEPFGTVELLNIGGGLGVPARADETPLDLAAFGATLAEIKAAYPQYRLWLEPGRYLVADAGVLLARVTQLKRKGDFHYVGIDAGMNSLLRPALYEAYHEIVNLTRLDKPADTLYQVVGPICESGDVLGNNRCLPQTFEGDVLLIAQTGAYGAVMGSRYNLREPAAEIVL, encoded by the coding sequence GTGACAGCGACAAATACCGCGCCGTTATCCGCCGAAGCGCCATGGATAGTCATCAAATTTGGTGGAACCAGCGTATCCAAACGCGAGCGCTGGGACAATATTCGTGGAATTGCAGCGCAGCATCTGGCGCGCGGAAAACGCGTGCTGATCGTGGTTTCAGCGCTGTCGGGCATGACCGACAAACTCAAAAGCATCGCCGAGTCACGCGGCAATAGCGCGGCACCGGCGCTCGCGCACAGCGAAATTCTCGCGCGTCATGCAGCGATGCTGGCCGAACTCGATCTCGCGCCCGAGGTGTTGCACGACTGGCTCGACCAACTCGATGGACTGGTGAATGCGCCGGATCGCGAGTCGGTGGCGCTGAGCTGGCAGGCGCAGGTATTGTCGCTTGGCGAGCTGCTATCGAGCACGCTCGGCGCGGCTTATCTCAATGCGAGCGGACTCGCGACGAACTGGCTTGATGCGCGCGCGCATCTGCGTGCCGAAGCGCTGCCGAACCAGAACGCATGGGGGCGTTATCTGTCCGCATCGGTGCCAACCTCGCCGGATGCGGTCTTCACCAGCGCACTCGCCAAGCAGGGTGAAGTTTTTATCACCCAGGGATTCATGGCGCGCAATGCCGATGGCGAAACGGTGATCCTCGGCCGTGGCGGTTCGGATACGTCGGCGGCATATTTCGGCGCACTGCTGAAGGCCGAAAAAGTCGAAATCTGGACCGACGTCTGCGGCATGTTCAGCGCCAATCCGCGCCAAGTTGCAGCGGCGCGATTGCTCGGTCGTCTCGATTACGAAGAGGCGCAGGAAATCGCCACCACCGGCGCCAAAGTATTGCATCCGCGTTGCCTGAATCCGCTGCGTGAGGCGCAGGTGCCGCTGCTGATCAAGGACACGAATCGGCCGGAATTGGCCGGCACCGAAATCAGCATCGCACCCGCGCACGCGGCGCCGAGCATCAAGGCGATCAGCTCGCGTTCCGGCATCACGCTGGTATCGATGGAATCGATTGGCATGTGGCAGCAGGTCGGTTTTCTGTCCGACCTGTTTGCAATTTTCAAACATCACGGCTTGTCGATAGACCTGATTTCCACTGCTGAAACCAACGTCACGGTATCGCTCGATCCGAGTGAAAATCTGCTGAGTTCCGACGTGCTTTCCGCGCTGTGCGCCGACCTCGCGCAAGTGTGCCGGGTCAAGGTGATCACGCCGTGCGCGGCGATCACGTTGGTCGGGCGCGGCATCCGTTCGCTGATGCACAAATTATCCGGCGTGCTTGCCGAGTTCGGCAGCTTGCGTGTGCATCAGCTGACGCAATCATCGAACAATCTCAACCTCACTTTTGTCGTCGATGAAGACGTTGCGGTCGGCCTCGTGCCGCGGCTGCACGCATTATTGATCAAGGCCGAGGCGATGCGTATCAGTGATCCGGCGGTGTTCGGTCCGAGCTGGCGCGAGTTGTACGCCGACAACGCGGCGCAAACGCGCGCGTTGCCGTGGTGGATGGCCAAACGCGAGGCGCTGCTCGCGCTTGCTGCGGGTGATACGCCGCGATATGTCTACGACCGCGACAATGTGCGCTTGCAGGCGCAATCACTGCGTGCGTTCGGCGCGGTCGACGAATGGTTTTACGCGATCAAGGCAAATCCGCATCCCGCTGTGCTCGCTGAACTCGTGCAGCAAGGTTTTGGCCTCGAATGCGTATCGCTGCCCGAGCTTACTGCGGTGCGCGCCGCGCAGCCCGATCTGCCGTTGCAAAAGATTCTGTTCACGCCGAATTTCGCGCCGCGCGAAGAATACGCCGCAGCGCGTGCGATGGGCGTGCGCATCACGCTCGACAACCTGCATCCGCTTGCATTTTGGGGCGACATTTTTGCCGGCGGCGAAATCATTCTGCGCGTCGATCTCGGCGTCGGTCGTGGCCATCACGACAAGGTCAAGACCGGTGGCGCGCAATCCAAGTTCGGCCTGTCGCTCGATGAATTGCCGGAGTTCCGTCGCCTCGCCGCGCAGCACGGCGTGCGCGTGGTCGGCCTGCACGCGCATCTCGGTTCGGGCATTCTCGATCACGGCCATTGGCGCGAGGTTTACGCGCAACTCGCGAGCCTGGCCGAACCGTTCGGCACGGTCGAGTTGTTGAACATCGGCGGTGGCCTCGGCGTGCCGGCACGCGCTGATGAAACGCCGCTGGATCTGGCAGCATTTGGCGCAACCCTGGCCGAGATCAAGGCCGCGTATCCGCAATATCGCCTGTGGCTCGAACCCGGCCGTTATCTGGTTGCCGATGCCGGTGTGTTGCTCGCGCGCGTGACCCAGCTCAAGCGCAAGGGCGACTTCCACTACGTCGGTATCGACGCTGGCATGAACTCGTTATTGCGTCCAGCGCTGTACGAGGCGTATCACGAAATCGTCAATCTCACACGGCTGGATAAACCGGCCGACACGCTTTATCAAGTGGTCGGGCCGATCTGCGAATCCGGCGATGTGCTTGGCAATAATCGTTGCCTGCCGCAGACCTTTGAAGGCGACGTTTTGCTGATCGCGCAGACCGGCGCATACGGTGCGGTGATGGGCTCGCGTTACAATCTGCGTGAGCCTGCTGCGGAAATCGTGTTGTGA
- the murL gene encoding UDP-N-acetyl-alpha-D-muramoyl-L-alanyl-L-glutamate epimerase, with translation MNDPCQAATFRFVGCSFDASSGEAQLRYAFDDGAELIERIVFPEAPTLDPARRAAFDAALKLLHLIAGVSYFKAGVPAQIRVEKYAIDRDTADLLDELYLQGLGEFAYQNKLDLRGKIRFPVGAENATAAVSCGLPRRSLVPIGGGKDSLVSVELLKKIGEPATAVWVGNSALIAACAQATGLPMLNIQRQIAPELFELNRQGAWNGHIPVTAINSAILVVAAILYGFDAIAFSNEHSASSATLEYDGQAINHQWSKSFTFERRLHTYLQSHVAADLDYFSLLRPLSELAVTKRFAHLTQYHALFSSCNRNFRILGTRPADRWCGQCPKCHFVFLALAPFCTKPQLVQIFGRNLLDDESQTAGFDALLEYRHHKPFECVGEGRESRAAMYTLSQRAEWREDAIVQRFTHEILPQLDVTALALAPLLQPAAEHLLPARLTAVLDASG, from the coding sequence TTGAATGATCCATGCCAGGCCGCGACCTTCCGTTTTGTCGGTTGCAGCTTCGATGCGAGCAGCGGCGAGGCGCAGTTGCGATATGCGTTCGACGATGGCGCGGAGCTGATCGAACGCATTGTTTTCCCCGAAGCGCCGACGCTCGATCCAGCGCGTCGCGCCGCGTTCGACGCTGCCTTGAAATTGCTGCACCTGATCGCTGGCGTGAGTTATTTCAAGGCTGGCGTACCCGCGCAAATCCGCGTCGAAAAATATGCGATCGACCGCGACACCGCTGACTTGCTCGACGAGTTGTACCTGCAAGGTCTGGGCGAATTCGCGTATCAGAATAAACTCGACTTGCGCGGAAAAATCCGCTTTCCGGTAGGCGCCGAAAACGCAACGGCGGCAGTTTCTTGCGGATTGCCGCGGCGCAGTTTGGTGCCGATCGGCGGCGGCAAGGATTCGCTGGTGTCGGTCGAGCTGCTCAAAAAAATCGGCGAACCAGCGACCGCCGTGTGGGTCGGTAATTCAGCGTTGATCGCGGCATGCGCGCAGGCTACGGGTTTGCCGATGTTGAACATCCAACGCCAGATTGCACCGGAGTTGTTCGAGCTGAATCGGCAGGGTGCGTGGAACGGCCACATTCCGGTCACGGCGATTAATTCGGCGATTCTTGTAGTCGCTGCAATCCTGTACGGCTTTGATGCCATCGCGTTTTCCAACGAGCATTCCGCGTCTAGCGCCACGCTCGAATACGACGGTCAGGCGATCAATCATCAGTGGAGCAAGAGTTTCACGTTCGAGCGTCGGCTGCACACGTATCTGCAATCGCATGTTGCTGCCGATCTCGATTATTTCTCGTTGCTGCGGCCGTTGTCCGAGCTTGCAGTGACGAAGCGATTTGCGCATCTCACGCAATATCACGCGCTGTTTTCGAGCTGCAATCGCAACTTCCGCATCCTCGGCACGCGACCGGCGGATCGCTGGTGCGGACAATGTCCGAAATGTCATTTTGTATTCCTCGCCCTCGCGCCGTTCTGCACCAAACCGCAACTCGTGCAGATTTTCGGGCGCAACCTGCTCGATGATGAAAGTCAGACCGCCGGCTTCGATGCGCTGCTTGAATATCGCCATCACAAGCCGTTCGAATGCGTCGGCGAAGGTCGCGAATCGCGCGCAGCAATGTACACGCTGAGCCAGCGCGCAGAGTGGCGCGAAGATGCGATCGTGCAACGTTTTACGCACGAGATTCTGCCGCAGCTCGATGTGACGGCGCTCGCGCTTGCACCGTTGCTGCAGCCAGCGGCGGAACATTTGTTGCCGGCGCGCTTGACGGCGGTACTCGATGCGTCTGGCTGA
- the murD gene encoding UDP-N-acetylmuramoyl-L-alanine--D-glutamate ligase: protein MRLAELAGKRVAIWGYGREGRAALNLLRQRFPQQRFTLLCTSAEAAAAHALADANLDVLVHAAESNALLQFEVMIKSPGISPYQPAVHDALEAGVRFTSGSAIWFAENPHARTICITGTKGKSTVSALIAHLLRSAGKTVALAGNIGLPLLELMDVKTSIDWWVIELSSFQTRDAQAVPDVLLVNNLYPEHLDWHGSIETYYADKLALAARAKHLVIGAQQPELAAYCDQHPARTFFGTSSGWHVTDAAIWRGDKRVFDLSASPLPGAHNAQNLCAAFAMLEAAGEDAVTFAPFIASFQPLPHRLQTLGVRDGITYVNDSIATTPYATLEALHSFPARAVTLLVGGFDRGVSWEDFALHMQVAPPHTIITMGANGARIAASLRAHAVTCEIVETVTLEAVIAVAKTRTPVDGVVLLSPGAPSFDQFRDYAERGREFARLAGFDPQLISGIAGLGIA from the coding sequence ATGCGTCTGGCTGAACTCGCCGGCAAGCGTGTTGCGATCTGGGGTTACGGTCGTGAAGGTCGTGCCGCGCTGAATCTGTTGCGCCAGCGTTTTCCGCAACAACGATTCACCTTGCTCTGCACGAGTGCAGAAGCCGCCGCCGCACATGCATTGGCCGATGCCAATCTCGATGTGCTTGTGCATGCGGCGGAGTCAAACGCGCTGCTGCAGTTCGAGGTGATGATCAAGTCGCCGGGCATCAGTCCGTATCAGCCGGCGGTGCACGACGCGCTCGAAGCCGGCGTGCGATTCACCTCGGGCAGCGCGATCTGGTTCGCAGAAAATCCCCACGCGCGCACGATATGTATCACTGGCACCAAGGGCAAAAGCACGGTCAGCGCATTGATCGCGCATCTGCTGCGCAGCGCCGGGAAAACGGTGGCGCTGGCCGGCAATATTGGTCTGCCGCTGCTGGAACTTATGGACGTAAAAACGTCCATCGACTGGTGGGTGATCGAGTTGTCGAGTTTCCAGACACGCGATGCGCAAGCGGTGCCGGATGTGTTGCTGGTCAACAATCTGTATCCCGAGCATCTGGATTGGCACGGCAGCATCGAGACGTATTACGCCGACAAACTCGCGCTCGCCGCGCGTGCAAAACATCTGGTGATCGGCGCGCAGCAACCGGAGCTAGCGGCGTATTGCGACCAGCATCCCGCGCGAACATTTTTCGGCACGAGCAGCGGATGGCATGTGACCGATGCTGCGATTTGGCGCGGCGACAAACGTGTCTTCGATCTGAGCGCGTCACCGCTACCCGGTGCGCACAACGCGCAGAATCTGTGCGCTGCGTTTGCGATGCTCGAAGCCGCTGGCGAAGATGCGGTGACGTTCGCGCCGTTCATCGCAAGTTTCCAGCCACTGCCACATCGCCTGCAAACGCTCGGTGTGAGGGACGGCATCACCTATGTCAACGACAGCATTGCGACGACGCCGTATGCGACGCTGGAGGCGTTGCACAGTTTTCCCGCGCGCGCCGTGACCTTGCTGGTCGGCGGTTTTGATCGGGGCGTGAGCTGGGAAGATTTTGCACTGCACATGCAAGTCGCGCCGCCGCATACGATCATCACGATGGGCGCGAACGGTGCTCGCATCGCCGCATCGCTGCGTGCGCATGCAGTGACTTGTGAGATCGTGGAAACCGTCACGCTCGAAGCAGTAATCGCCGTTGCAAAAACGCGGACGCCAGTTGATGGCGTGGTATTGCTTTCGCCGGGCGCGCCGAGCTTCGATCAGTTTCGCGACTATGCCGAACGCGGGCGCGAATTCGCGCGGCTGGCGGGGTTTGATCCGCAGTTGATTTCGGGCATAGCGGGGCTTGGTATCGCCTGA
- a CDS encoding cytochrome b/b6 domain-containing protein — MINETPATHSKIWDLPTRIFHWLLVVLIVLQYLSGEFELLSMQWHFWLGYTTLALIVFRVLWGFFGSQSARFSSFVRGPIAAARYAASLFSKNPQRSVGHNPLGGWSVLLMLLCVLAQAVTGLFSSDDVSEAGPLVEHVSAATVRWMTHLHHLNQNILLLLIAVHIVAVLLHWLLGRENLIAAMLSGRKKLPAAVRLRFVGNSIALLLFAISAAAVIALVLWGNRTGG; from the coding sequence ATGATCAATGAAACTCCCGCAACCCACAGCAAAATCTGGGATCTGCCCACGCGCATTTTCCACTGGCTGCTGGTCGTACTGATCGTGCTGCAATATCTCAGCGGCGAGTTCGAACTGCTGAGTATGCAATGGCATTTCTGGCTCGGTTATACAACGCTCGCGCTGATCGTGTTTCGTGTGTTGTGGGGATTTTTCGGTTCGCAGAGTGCGCGGTTTTCATCGTTCGTGCGCGGGCCGATCGCGGCGGCACGTTATGCCGCATCGCTGTTCTCGAAAAATCCGCAGCGCAGCGTCGGACACAATCCGCTCGGCGGCTGGTCGGTGCTGCTCATGTTGCTTTGCGTGCTGGCGCAGGCGGTTACCGGGCTTTTCAGCAGCGACGATGTCAGCGAGGCCGGCCCGCTCGTCGAGCATGTCAGCGCGGCGACGGTGCGCTGGATGACGCATTTGCATCATCTCAACCAGAATATTTTACTGCTGCTGATCGCAGTGCATATCGTTGCGGTGCTGCTGCACTGGCTGCTGGGGCGCGAAAACCTGATCGCAGCGATGTTGAGCGGTCGCAAGAAATTGCCTGCGGCTGTCCGGCTGCGTTTTGTCGGCAATAGCATCGCCTTGCTGTTGTTTGCGATCAGCGCCGCTGCGGTGATCGCATTGGTGCTGTGGGGCAATCGCACTGGCGGATAA
- a CDS encoding c-type cytochrome has protein sequence MKISRLILVCGAVMVSAGSALAHMNTDPEINYRQSLFHLIGWNFSPLGAMNKGKIPFDAKEAALRADRLAALAPQILEGFRKAPSADAKTDAQPLIWKQFDDFTSKANSLVEQTKLLADAAHTGDEAKFKAQFAKTAEACKNCHEKYKKDDD, from the coding sequence ATGAAAATTTCTCGTTTGATATTGGTGTGCGGCGCCGTGATGGTGAGCGCCGGCAGCGCGCTGGCGCACATGAATACCGATCCCGAAATCAATTATCGGCAATCGTTGTTTCACCTGATCGGCTGGAATTTCTCACCGCTCGGCGCGATGAACAAAGGCAAGATTCCGTTCGATGCGAAAGAAGCTGCGCTGCGCGCCGATCGTCTCGCCGCACTCGCGCCACAGATACTCGAAGGTTTCCGCAAGGCGCCGTCGGCCGATGCAAAAACCGACGCGCAGCCATTGATCTGGAAGCAGTTCGACGATTTCACGAGCAAGGCGAATTCACTGGTGGAACAAACCAAACTGCTCGCCGATGCCGCGCACACAGGCGACGAAGCGAAGTTCAAGGCGCAGTTCGCGAAAACCGCCGAAGCGTGCAAGAACTGCCACGAGAAATACAAGAAAGACGACGATTGA
- a CDS encoding dienelactone hydrolase family protein, with amino-acid sequence MKLRHLFVLLATFSAASALAAPTAKPVNYKIGDTEFQGQLIYDDAIKTSRPGLVMVPNWYGINTTAIEKAKMIAGRDYVIFLADMYGKDAKVTDDASAQAVVKPLYADRELMRTRIKAGLAQLQAQIGKAPIDAKKLGAIGFCFGGSAVLDLGRAGADIAAIVTFHGQLSTDKPELAKNIKAKVLVLNGADDKGVGKQVDGFEKEMTDANVDWQFVNFSGAVHCFTETESNSPGCKYDEKVSKRAYVMMHNLLGEAFAGR; translated from the coding sequence ATGAAATTACGTCATCTATTTGTTTTGCTGGCCACGTTTTCCGCCGCTTCTGCGCTTGCCGCACCGACCGCCAAACCGGTCAATTACAAGATTGGCGATACCGAGTTTCAAGGCCAGCTGATTTACGACGACGCCATAAAAACGTCGCGCCCGGGTTTGGTGATGGTGCCGAACTGGTACGGCATCAATACCACTGCGATTGAAAAAGCCAAGATGATCGCCGGCCGCGACTACGTGATTTTCCTCGCCGACATGTACGGCAAGGATGCAAAAGTAACTGACGACGCAAGCGCGCAAGCGGTGGTCAAACCGTTGTATGCCGATCGCGAATTGATGCGCACGCGCATCAAGGCTGGTCTCGCACAATTGCAGGCGCAAATCGGCAAGGCACCGATCGACGCGAAAAAACTTGGCGCGATCGGATTCTGCTTCGGCGGTTCCGCAGTACTTGATCTCGGCCGCGCCGGCGCGGACATCGCAGCCATCGTCACCTTCCACGGCCAACTCTCCACCGACAAACCCGAACTCGCGAAAAACATCAAGGCCAAAGTGCTGGTATTGAACGGCGCCGACGACAAAGGCGTCGGCAAACAGGTCGATGGATTCGAGAAGGAAATGACCGACGCGAATGTCGACTGGCAATTCGTCAACTTCAGCGGCGCGGTGCATTGTTTCACCGAAACCGAATCGAACTCACCCGGCTGCAAGTACGACGAGAAGGTTTCAAAACGCGCTTATGTGATGATGCACAATTTGCTGGGTGAGGCGTTTGCTGGGCGTTGA
- a CDS encoding type II toxin-antitoxin system RelE/ParE family toxin, with protein MRVQTTEVYRNWINALKDRIGRARIQMRVDRLAHGNPGQHRNLTDGVSELKIDIGPGYRVYYTEKNGELIVLLAGGDKSSQQQDIKIAMALAKNL; from the coding sequence ATGCGAGTGCAGACAACAGAAGTCTACCGAAATTGGATCAACGCGCTGAAAGATCGCATCGGTCGTGCTCGAATTCAGATGCGTGTGGATCGGCTGGCTCACGGTAATCCTGGGCAACATCGCAACCTCACGGACGGTGTCTCCGAATTGAAAATCGATATTGGCCCGGGTTATCGCGTCTACTACACCGAGAAAAATGGCGAGCTTATCGTCCTCCTTGCTGGCGGTGATAAATCGAGTCAGCAGCAAGACATAAAGATCGCCATGGCACTCGCGAAAAACCTTTAG
- a CDS encoding addiction module antidote protein: MLKVTSKKIAKTKTVAYDVAEQLRTPEEMAAYLDAWLTDAPDDAAGIARALGDIARAKGMSQVARDAGLSRESLYKALGENGNPSFATVLKVARALGLRLHADAAI, from the coding sequence ATGCTCAAGGTAACTTCAAAAAAAATTGCCAAGACCAAGACTGTGGCCTACGACGTGGCCGAACAGTTGCGTACGCCAGAGGAAATGGCCGCTTATCTCGATGCGTGGTTGACCGACGCGCCTGATGATGCGGCGGGCATCGCGCGCGCACTCGGTGACATCGCGCGTGCGAAGGGCATGTCGCAGGTTGCGCGTGATGCGGGCCTCAGTCGCGAGAGTCTTTACAAAGCGCTTGGCGAGAACGGCAATCCGAGTTTTGCGACCGTGCTCAAAGTCGCTCGTGCACTTGGCTTGCGTCTGCATGCAGATGCGGCGATTTAA
- a CDS encoding polyprenyl synthetase family protein has translation MAAVNTLIRTRLASDVVLINQIGAHIIGSGGKRLRPMLVLLAAQAALYAGDEHIQLAAVVEFIHTATLLHDDVVDESDLRRGRKTANAVWGNAASVLVGDFLYSRAFQLMVELERMRVMKILADTTNAIAEGEVLQLLHINNPDTDEAAYLQVIERKTAVLFSAATRLGAVLGGLPREQEEALALYGMHLGFAFQIADDVLDYVSDSDTLGKNIGDDLAEGKPTLPLIYAIQRSKPEHAASMRRAIETGGLDSLENIVAAIHESGALELSRAKALGYAESAKTALRVLPESAARDALLALADYAVNRGY, from the coding sequence ATGGCGGCGGTGAATACGCTGATTCGCACGCGGCTCGCCTCCGATGTCGTGCTGATTAACCAGATCGGCGCGCACATCATCGGCAGCGGCGGCAAGCGCCTGCGCCCGATGCTGGTATTGCTCGCAGCGCAGGCCGCGTTGTATGCGGGCGATGAACATATCCAGCTCGCCGCCGTGGTCGAGTTCATCCATACCGCCACCTTGCTGCACGATGATGTCGTCGACGAATCCGATTTGCGTCGCGGCCGCAAGACCGCCAACGCGGTATGGGGCAATGCGGCAAGCGTGCTGGTCGGCGATTTTCTGTATTCGCGCGCGTTCCAGCTCATGGTGGAACTCGAGCGCATGCGCGTGATGAAAATCCTCGCCGACACCACCAACGCGATCGCCGAAGGCGAAGTGCTGCAACTGCTGCACATCAACAATCCCGACACCGACGAAGCTGCGTATCTGCAGGTGATCGAGCGCAAGACTGCGGTGCTGTTTTCGGCTGCGACGCGACTCGGCGCCGTGCTCGGCGGCTTGCCGCGCGAGCAGGAAGAAGCTCTCGCGCTATACGGCATGCATCTGGGTTTTGCGTTCCAGATCGCCGACGATGTACTCGATTATGTATCCGACAGCGATACCCTCGGCAAGAACATCGGCGACGATCTCGCCGAAGGCAAACCGACCCTGCCGCTGATCTATGCAATCCAGCGCAGCAAGCCCGAACATGCCGCATCGATGCGCCGCGCGATCGAAACCGGCGGGCTGGATTCGCTGGAAAATATCGTCGCGGCGATCCACGAATCCGGCGCGCTCGAACTCAGCCGCGCGAAGGCGCTGGGCTATGCCGAGTCGGCGAAGACTGCGTTGCGGGTTTTGCCTGAATCCGCAGCGCGCGATGCGTTGCTGGCGCTGGCGGATTACGCGGTGAATCGCGGGTATTGA
- a CDS encoding dipeptide epimerase, whose translation MSAPRFERITLHVVIEKFPLLQPFHITGSTMVDTDVVLVTLEKDGHVGRGEASGVYYRDDDDAPGVVRQIEAVRASIEAGLDRDSLQKLLPTGGARNAIDCALWDLEAKLTGRSAWQIAGLEPPRELLTTFTVGANDPEKMAADARAYAQAKAIKIKLTGEAQDAERIRAVRAARPDVWLGVDANQGFTPTLLRQLLPVLQQAHVALIEQPFPVGREAQLEHLRSSIAIAADESVQGLADLARLANRFDVINIKLDKCGGLTEGLAMARAARRLGREVMVGNMVGTSLAMAPAFLVGQLCNIVDLDGPVFLSHDRPHPLRFENGMVTCPDELWGAP comes from the coding sequence ATGAGCGCGCCGCGATTCGAACGAATCACGCTGCATGTCGTGATCGAAAAATTCCCGTTGCTGCAACCGTTTCATATCACCGGCAGCACGATGGTCGACACCGATGTCGTGCTGGTCACGCTGGAAAAAGACGGTCATGTCGGCCGCGGCGAAGCGTCCGGCGTGTATTACCGCGACGATGACGATGCGCCCGGCGTGGTGCGACAAATCGAAGCGGTGCGGGCGTCGATCGAGGCCGGACTCGATCGCGATTCGCTGCAAAAATTGCTGCCGACCGGCGGCGCGCGCAACGCCATCGACTGCGCGTTGTGGGATCTCGAAGCCAAACTTACCGGTCGCAGCGCGTGGCAGATTGCCGGACTCGAACCGCCGCGAGAGTTGCTGACCACATTCACTGTCGGCGCGAACGATCCCGAGAAAATGGCCGCCGATGCGCGCGCGTATGCGCAAGCCAAGGCGATCAAGATCAAGCTCACGGGCGAAGCGCAGGACGCCGAACGCATTCGCGCGGTGCGGGCGGCGCGGCCGGATGTATGGCTGGGCGTCGACGCCAATCAGGGTTTCACACCAACGTTGCTGCGACAGCTGTTGCCGGTGTTGCAACAGGCACACGTGGCGTTGATTGAACAGCCGTTTCCGGTCGGGCGCGAAGCGCAATTGGAACATCTGCGCTCGTCCATCGCGATCGCCGCCGACGAAAGTGTGCAAGGCTTGGCCGATCTCGCGCGACTCGCGAATCGCTTCGATGTGATCAATATCAAACTCGACAAATGCGGCGGCCTGACCGAAGGATTGGCGATGGCGCGCGCGGCACGTCGGCTCGGGCGCGAGGTGATGGTCGGCAACATGGTCGGCACCTCGCTGGCGATGGCGCCGGCGTTTCTGGTCGGGCAATTGTGCAATATCGTCGATCTCGATGGGCCGGTATTCTTGAGCCACGATCGACCGCATCCGCTGCGTTTCGAAAACGGCATGGTCACGTGCCCCGACGAATTATGGGGCGCGCCGTAA